The Kryptolebias marmoratus isolate JLee-2015 linkage group LG7, ASM164957v2, whole genome shotgun sequence region tctttagtttttctctttgttatTGAGCAGCATCATGTAACACTTCTGGATCTGTTTCCTGCTGACAGACTGGCTtcacagcaacaacacaacTAATTCAcgacaggaaacaaacatttaaacattttaaatgatcaaaagaataaaatatatctCCTGAGTTTAATACAACATTACTCAGTTTAAGCCTAACTTGACTTGTCTTTGTTGTGACACAGAACTTCTCTGAcaaactaattttatttgttaaacccTTGGTGTTGCCTTCAGGTCCAGTGGGACTCTGAGCTGTTAAAGCCTCAAACTCAGCCCCTCAGCTCCTCTAACCTGGTTATTAGTGGTTCCTCACACCTGATTGATTCATTGGAAAAGCAGCTGGATCAGATTTTATTCATCCTGCAGCTTTGTGTTCCTGTTAGTTGAAGCAGTTACCAGGAAATACTTCACTGGAAACCTGCTGGACTGTGCAGAGTTATCCCAAGACTGCACTTTTACACACTGTCTGAATGTAATAATGAATTCTTCATACTGTGTGTAaacagctcctcctgctgctctcgGTCAGGAAGCGATCCAATCCTCTTCTCACTGGGAGGCGACAGTTCGCTGTGCATGATGAGTCATTCTCTCCATTTCATGAAGTCACATCCTGGTTTCCAGCCGGTTAGTTTCCAGGAGGCAGCAGAAGATCTCCATCAGTAAGTTGAGAGTTTTTGAACAGAAGCTGCTTCTAGAAGAGTTGAATGTAAACATGGAATCATTGCTGTTGTTGATTCTCTATATTTCAGCTCTCTAATGTTAAACCTTGGTGTCTGTAAATGCAGCTCAGACTACCTGTAGCTCTTTGGAAGAAAACAGACTTTAGATGTTTAGAAACAGACAAAGATGcatcttctttttaaagaatcaGATTCTTTATGTTAAATTATGATAATAAATAAGCGTTTGTGGTATTTCTGTGAATGGGAGCAGTTTCACattcagaagaagaaggaaatcAGGGACACAGATGGATCTGCCTTCAGAACCAGCCCTCACTGAGCTCTGATGATTGGTTGATCTATTTATACTGCTTTAAAGGGGCAGTGTTGACAGTCAGTTCTGTGAATGCAGCATTGTCCTCcgtctaactctgtcctctacgtcctctgtcctcactccaactccctccatgtcctctctaactgcatccatacatgtcctctttgtctctaacatccttctgtccctcctctggacatgtccaaacctctctaactttatctcccagtccttcaacctgtgctggacctctgatgacctcattcctaaccatgtccatcctcgtccctcccaaggacaACCTTGAgagcctttctttttttccagttttgcaACCTAACTATTATTAGGTTATAATTATTATACTGCCTGCTTTAAGAGTGGTCTGTTGTTACAgttttggtttcagtttaaaGCAGAAGTAATGAAGGCGAGTTCAGACAGGTGTTTGCATATTATTTTCCTACCATATTTGACTGCAAAACCCCTGATCTCACCTTACAGAAGACACAGACACCACAGGTCTTTTTCACCACTTTGAACCCGTTTGTTGACCACCTGTCAACACAAATGGTGCACAAAACCTTAGCTGAGCTCTTTGACAAGTTTCAATAGGAACAAATTTCTCACACAGGCAGGTGAGAAGCCCACAGCTCACCTACAGAGGGGATTTCCACTCTGTGAAACGGTGCGTTCAGGTGCCCTCGGATATCAGAGATAAGTGCAGTCGACCTCATTATGTTTCTTAACGAATTAAAACTCAATAAAACTGACTCTCTGTTGTTCTGAGCTATTAAATGAGCTGTTAATCAGAACATTAAATACTTTTTGGATGAAAGTAGGACAACAGAACctcttcctgcagctgcaggattCCTGAGGACACGCTGGTTACAGTTTAAAGTCAGGGTTGGAGAcaaatctttaactttaaaatcagaATTCTGACTCTCAGGAGAAGTAAAATTGGTTTCTTAAGgaataaacaaaatatgtttcttAAGGAATGTTTGGAAGCTGGGAAAAAATGTCCTAAATGATGATGTAATATTTGGTAAAACAGAGTAATCATGTGgggattttatatttttcctatgaaaatgttttttttctaacactGACAGTAAAGTCGTTTAGTCAAACAAAgttattagaaaagaaaaaaggaaataaatacagTTACAGATTAAATAAAGCAGTACtatggaaatgtaaaaatatatacagacGCATCCAAAAATACATCAGTTTAGATAGAAACAGCATTTATTGCTCCTGAGTTTGGAGTGAAAATAGGGAAGTGGATAAATGACAAACTATCAGTTTACAggagaaatggaaagaaaacaaagcgtTCATAATAAGGAAACATAATCCATGTAAACGTGAACCCTGAGGAGGAGACGAGACTGTAGAGCACATTTTATTATGCTGCCAGAAATACAGACAGGAGGAAAATCAACTGATTCTAACTAAAAAAGAAGGTAAGGTTTGATCCaactgagttaaaacaaaaataattcaaacacTGACAGTTATGACCAGTAGGTGGTGATATTCACCTGTTAGCTGTTTGTGATCTTCCAtaaatgagaagaagaagaagaagaagatctgCTTTCTGTTCACTGGGGTGTGTTCTTCTGTTCTTCAGCTCTTTGGATTTATTGAACAGGCTGTGAGTTTTCTTAGATTCTTACAAGaactttatatttattgttgttgttgttgttattgttttatttgtttctgctctctgatGTCTCAGCTGATGTTTCTGGTTTTCACTGCTCGGTTTAAGTTTCATTTCCTGTTCTCAAACATTTGTATAACACAAAGTGAGATAAAGCAGCTGCTTCCTGTGAGACctttcacattaaaacagcaTTAATGTTGGTTACAGGGTTTCCAGTTTCAGTCAGGTTATTAATCTGTGTGGCTTTGAAGCAGTTGTATgatataaatgaaataaagtagTTCCAGATGAGGAGTCTTTTTACTTCATCTGATGCATGAGTCAGTCTGACTCATCTGGAAACCAGGAAGGAAATGATTGGCGTCTATAAACagatcctgcagctgctgcattCAAACTGGGATCACTTCATCTGACAGCTGGTGTTTCTGCAGGAGACGGCGGGACGTGTTCCTGAGCTGATGTTCCTCCAGCAGCATGGATCCATGTGAGGACGGAGAGGAACGAGTCCTCCTGTGTGGAGAACATGAGAGCCGGAGCAAAGAGCAGAGGTGAGGTCTGCATCTCCTCCTGACTCTTCTTCACGTCCCATCAACACGCTGCCTTCATTCAATCTGATTCAGCTTATTCAACTTAGACGAGTGATGACTCAACAAGTTCAGATCAACcttctgcagctgaaatgagttttatataaatgttaaaactgttcCAATAATGtaaattcttatttatttatataatgctTCGTAAAGATCAGGGTTTCAGGCTgtgaaaatgtcttgttttaataaaatgtttctcaaTCAGGAATAAACAGAGTTTCAAACCTGTTTCTGGCCCTGAACCCAGCTGTGTGTCCTTCAAGAGCGACTTTTCAAAGGATatcatttttgattttaaaccagACCAACCTCCTGCTTCAGATAGGTAAGCTGTATTTAAATATCGCAGCTGTGTAAAAACTAACAGtttgaaatggttttattcagttatcctaattttctgttgaggagaTGATCTGAGATTATTCTACTACTTTTAGAGAGTCAGTgttggtgaacctctgcccttttttacttctgacagattcagcctttCTGAaatcctcttactgacctgttgccagtaaatcttcctccagatgtttcctgtttgtatcATTTCCATTTCCCTGCcccaaccttttaaaaatatgtttctgccatcaaattcaaaattatcttcttcttatttatttttaatagtacactttcttaaacatttgatatgtttactatagTCCATTGGGAATAAAActggtttataaaatgtttaattgttttggAATTGaggttatatttttgtttgagttttccaAAGTTGCTGGAGGAGCTTTGCATATTACATCACCCTTCGTTATAGAATTAATGCCAAATTTCCTAATTTAACACTCTGGTATCCAATAGCccagtgattcccaaagttgtGGGTCAgtcaacaccaagtaggggtccttagataatctccagacatcaacttacaataaaaaacttagtttttatgctgtgtttgcaccataattgttaaaaaaacttgaaaaataagtccataaactgattaaaaaaatgtcatcatggatgttaagactgtttgtgttgtctttatgtccttatttattaGAGTCATTAgtgtttttggatgtttaaacagccgacagatggggtcacacacctttgtcacttttattttatgagtcggaagctgaaaagtttgggaatcactgcAAAAGAcgacttatttatttattaaagtttttctaATCAGCAGGTGGTGCTACTAAGCATTCAGAGCTTttagaaatgaatcatttttcaGCTCAGTCTGCTGGaaggtttcagtgttttatgtagctTCCTGCAGCCATCACTGCTCCAAACACAGCGCAGAAACTCCAGAGACAAATGGTGTTTGAAACATAACACAACATGGATCTTTACTCTGTGTGGACGGATGTAATGTGATCTAATTCTTCATGACTGTTTCAGAGTCGAGCTTCCCAGGGTTCAGTCTGCCCAGCAGCATCAAACACAGCTGGACTCCATATTTATGGTCTGTACATGAACCACTTCTCCATCTGTTCCCTTTGCAGACCTCTGTAGTCTGTTTGACATGGATCTGATGACATTCATTAACATTCTgttccagctgctggaggacaacaTTGTCACTTTTGTGAAGAACGAGCTGAAGAAAATTCAGAAAGTTCTGAATCCAGATTACCCCGAAAGCTCAGAGAGTCAgagtgaggatgaggaggagctggaggatgaGGATAAGAACCAAAGAAAGAGCAGCAGGGAGGCGTTTGTTAGGATCACGCTGCACTTCCTGAGGAGGATGAAGCAGAAGGAGCTGGCTGACCGTCTGCAGAGCAGTAAGAAGCTTTCTCTAAAGATTTCACCGTTAAAGAGGCGTTTACTCATCTCAGCAGATGGAACAACAGAAATTCACACCTGTTGTTTTGTTACTTAACCTATATGTTTCTTTACTCAGAACTtcttgctgcagtttgtcaaCAAAATCTCAAATCGTCCCTGAAGAAGAAGttccagtgtgtgtttgaggggaCAGCTAAAGCAGGAAACCCGACCCTCCTGAACCAGATCTACACCGAGCTCTACGTCACCGAGGGCTGGACTGGAGAGGTCAACGATGAACACGAGGTCAGACAGATTGAAACAGCAGCCAGGAAACCACACAGAGGAGAAACAACCATCAGACAAAAAGACATCTTTAAACCCCCGCCTGGAAGACAGGAACCAATCAGAACAGTGATGACACTGGGAGTGGCTGGCATTGGGAAAACGGTCCTGACTCAGAAGTTCACTCTGGACTGGGGTGAAGACAAAGCTGTCCAGGACATTCATTTCATATTTCCATTCACGTTCAGAGAGCTGAAtgtgctgaaagacaaaaagttcagtttggTTCAGTTTATTCATCACTTCTTTagtaaaaccaaagaaatcTCCAGGTTTGAAGAGTTCCAGCTTGTGTTCATCTTTGATGGTCTGGATGAGTGTCGACTTCCTCTGGACTTCCACAACAATCAGATCCTGACTGATGTTACAGAGTCCACCTCAGTGGATGTGCTGCTGACGAACCTCATCAGGGGGAACCTGCTTCCCTCTGCTCGCCTCTGGATAACCACACGacctgcagcagccaatcagatccctCCTGAGTTTGTTGGCATGGTGACAGAGATCAGAGGGTTCACTGACCCACAGAAGGAGGAGTACTTCAGGAAGAGGTTCAGAAATAAGGAGCAGGCCAGCAGGATCATCTCCCACATCAAGACGTCACGAAGCCTCCACATCATGTGCCACATCCCAGTCTTCTGCTGGATCACTGCTACAGTTCTGGAGGATGTGCTGAAAACCAGAGAGGGAAGAGAGCTGCCCAGGACCCTGActgagatgtacatccacttcCTGGTGGTTCATGCCAAAGTCAAGAAGGTCAAGTATGACGGAGGAGCTGAGGCAGAGCTCCACTGGAGTCCAGAGAGCAGGATGATGATCGAGTCTCTGGGAAAACTGGCTtttgagcagctgcagaaaggaaaCCTGATCTTCTATGAATCAGACCTGACAGAGTGTGGCATCGATATCAGAGCAGCCTCAGTGTACTCAGGAGTGTTCACACAGATCTTTAAAGAGGAGAGAGGGCTGTACCAGGACAAGGTGTTCTGCTTCGTCCATCTGAGTGTCCAGGAGTTCCTGGCTGCTCTTCATGTCCATCTGACCTTCATCAACACGGAGGTCAACCTGTTGGAAGAACACCAACAAACACCTTCTGTGTTGTCTAAattattcaacaaaataaagcaaaaacatttacaccaGAGTGCTGTTAAGAAGGCCTTACAGAGTCCAAACGGACACCTGGACTTGTTCCTGCGCTTCCTCCTGGGTCTTTCACTGCAGACCAATCAGACTCTCCTACGAGGCCTGCTGccacagacaggaagcagctcacaGACCAATCAGGAAACAGTCCAGTACATCAAGAAGAAGATCAGTAAGAATCTGTCTGCAGAACAAAGCATCAACCTTTTCTActgtctgaatgaactgaacaaTCGCTCTTTGGTGGAGGAGATCCAACAGTCCCTGAGTTCAGGACATCTCTCCACAGATGAGCTGTCTCCTGCTCAGTGGTCAGCGCTGGCCTTCATCTTACTGTCATCAGAAAACAATCTGGATGTCTTTGACTTGAAGAAATATTCTGCTTCAGAGGAGGCTCTCCTGAGGCTTCTCCCAGTGATTAAAGCCTCCAACAAAGCTCTGTAAGTACAAATAAATAAGGTTTTCATCGCAGAGGCTTGACCAAGTCACTGATCCTCTGTGTCAGGGCTGCAGTTTATCTAAAACTTACTGACGTCCAAATATCAGCAAGTGCAGTGTCGGTGTCACAGACGGTTATATTTCAAGTACCATGCATTTACAGGAGgtagacaatgaaactgaaacacctgtcatGTTAGTGTGGGAGGTTTCATGGCTAAACTGGACCTGGTGGCCGATCTTCATTAATTGCACATTGCACCAATAAGAGCAGAGCGTGAAGGTTCAATTAGCAGAGTAAGAGCTCAGTTTGGCTCCAAATATTGCAATGCATACAACATTATGAGTGACATACCAGAGCTCAAAAGAGGAGAAACTGTTGGTGCATCTGTGACCAAGACAGCAAGTCTTTGTGATGCATCAAGAGCCACAGTATCCAGGGTGATGTCAGCAAACCACCAAGAAGGACGAACCACATCCAACAGGATTAACTGTCTGAAAGGGatgttccaggtgtttcagtttcattctCTAACCCCTGTATGTTCTGctgctaataatatatttggacAATCTAAGAAACTCTCACTGGCTTTGATGCCCAAACCTAATTTAGATGGAAGAAAATGTGAGTTTACTGTAATTTATATTGTCATTGCAgcattaaacaataatatcactcataaaaagctttttattttttaataaagtgcagCTCTACTTTATATTTCATCACAATAACCAGAATTTAACTGAACTGGACTGAAACTGTGCTGATTGGTGGGGCTTGTATCGCTCccatatttataattatttccTTATTAtaagtttgtgttccagttaGTTCATCTTTTAATTTCTGCCATTGCCTACATGAACTTCCTCCTGTTCGCTGTAGCTTCGGTGGTTTTTCCGAGTGGTAAAGGAAACTTTAATCACAAATGTAGGTTATGGAAAATCATGTGAGctcaaacaattttaaaaacagctgcagacatggagaaatttgttttgtttgtacgTTTTTGttaaggaaataaaaacccacaaaggtcactgaaataacttgaaactgactaaagtaataaaaagaagaaaattactaaaaatcaatgaatgaaaatcagtcattgattttgatttttagttcagaattatcttaaaaaaacaaataatggtAAAAACTAGgtcatttttatgtgtaaaaccCTAAAATTGAAATTGGGTGGGCTTTTTTCTTGGGATAATGTCCGTTTTTAAACATAGAGATGGCAACAACATTGAttcatttttgttaattttgttaatCCTGtctcttcaggctttctgactGTAAGCTCTCAGACAGAAGCTGTGAAGCTCTGGCGTTGGTTCTCAGCTCCAGCTCTTCTGGTCTGAGAGAACTGGATCTGAGTCACAACGagctgcaggattcaggagtgaagctgcTGACTTCTGGGTTGAAGAGTCCTCACTGCAAACTGCAAACTCTCAGGTCAGATCAGGTTTCAAAGCCTCTGTCATACAAATAATTATCCATCTTCCTGGAAGATTTCCGATTTCATACaataaagaaaatttatttaaagtgatgCAGCTTTAATGCGATCCCTTTTGCCGCTGAGAGTCCCAGGTCTGGTCCTGTAGCTCACATTTATGATGCGCAAAACCAGGTGATTGCAAACTAAAAAGGCTGAAATTCATGTATGCATTTGGTGGCTTTTATTGCATctaacagtggtgtccaatcctggtcctggagggccactatcctgcaggtttcagatgtttctctgctcttcagcagatcttcatgttctgcagaagcctgttaatcactcactcattcaaatcaggagtgtcgaagcagggaaacatctaaaacctgcaggacggtggccctccaggaccagggttggacacccctgttatATAACGccacaaaaaaaggaggaggagatgataCGAATGAATTGACTGCAGGATAAACTggaaaaacatataaaacaaaacaagtaacgTGGTGTGACGGTGCAGTCAGCCTGAAACTCAACAAACATCCGTGCCATAGGAGAGCGCACGCTTATACATGCACATGCCTAACCCACGTGAACCCCGCcccttaacacacacacacaaccgcTCCCTGCACCTCACTCAGACACACCCGTTCCTCTAAACTAACctttaaatatgtgtttaagATGCTGCTGTAGCTTCCTGAGGGGTGCAATCGAAGCAACTAGACTTCTCTGGattcttgaagacatttcacctctcatccaaaagATTTCTTCAGTTCTGACTGTGGGCTGGGAGTTCCAAGTCATCATAACGATCACAATAATAGGACGATTAAGGTCACATGAGTTGCCGACCCCCTCCATCCTGTGAGGAGTCATTTGGGTCTTTGACACTTGTTAAACGAGGCCaacgtgtttttatttgtagacTTCAGTGTTGAGGTTTTCATCTCTCTCACTGTGTGCTGTTTGGTGCCTCAAGTCCTCTTATTCAGGACTCGGGACTGACAGGAAGTAACCCGGCCTTGTTTTAGGACCGTTTTGTGTCAGCATCAAACAGCACATGTATTTGGATACATGCACAGTATTGATGTGACAGTGAAAAGCACCTTACATGTATGAAGCAACA contains the following coding sequences:
- the LOC108251286 gene encoding protein NLRC3-like; the protein is MDPCEDGEERVLLCGEHESRSKEQRNKQSFKPVSGPEPSCVSFKSDFSKDIIFDFKPDQPPASDRVELPRVQSAQQHQTQLDSIFMLLEDNIVTFVKNELKKIQKVLNPDYPESSESQSEDEEELEDEDKNQRKSSREAFVRITLHFLRRMKQKELADRLQSKLLAAVCQQNLKSSLKKKFQCVFEGTAKAGNPTLLNQIYTELYVTEGWTGEVNDEHEVRQIETAARKPHRGETTIRQKDIFKPPPGRQEPIRTVMTLGVAGIGKTVLTQKFTLDWGEDKAVQDIHFIFPFTFRELNVLKDKKFSLVQFIHHFFSKTKEISRFEEFQLVFIFDGLDECRLPLDFHNNQILTDVTESTSVDVLLTNLIRGNLLPSARLWITTRPAAANQIPPEFVGMVTEIRGFTDPQKEEYFRKRFRNKEQASRIISHIKTSRSLHIMCHIPVFCWITATVLEDVLKTREGRELPRTLTEMYIHFLVVHAKVKKVKYDGGAEAELHWSPESRMMIESLGKLAFEQLQKGNLIFYESDLTECGIDIRAASVYSGVFTQIFKEERGLYQDKVFCFVHLSVQEFLAALHVHLTFINTEVNLLEEHQQTPSVLSKLFNKIKQKHLHQSAVKKALQSPNGHLDLFLRFLLGLSLQTNQTLLRGLLPQTGSSSQTNQETVQYIKKKISKNLSAEQSINLFYCLNELNNRSLVEEIQQSLSSGHLSTDELSPAQWSALAFILLSSENNLDVFDLKKYSASEEALLRLLPVIKASNKALLSDCKLSDRSCEALALVLSSSSSGLRELDLSHNELQDSGVKLLTSGLKSPHCKLQTLRLQFCKLSGSTCEVLASVLCSPSCDLMEVDLRNNDLQDSEEKLMPGGPETSNCTLEIFRGESAGVRWLQPGLRKYSRQPKIDKKTVNRNLKLSDNNRKVLHVAEELSYADHPDRFDFDPQLLCKDALTGRCYWEVQWKGKVSVSVSYRGISRRGGSNDCVFGSNSQSWSLRCSDDGHYSALHNNTQTPISSSSSSSSASNTVAVYVDSADEILSFYSVSSNSLFHLHTFRTTFTEPLYPGFALSSSGSSVFLCSARSC